The following proteins come from a genomic window of Flavobacteriaceae bacterium MAR_2010_188:
- a CDS encoding iron complex transport system ATP-binding protein, producing MSKIDSKPIENSILKVENLWIGYESSSTSIQTIAKDINFEIKTPQLVGIVGANGIGKSTLLRSLSGMQPKIEGEIYLQGNKLQSLDYLERSKLMSLVLTEQTISKNLSVVELISLGRQPYTNWYGKLEPKDIEVINTAISLTGLEKIRTKKCAELSDGQLQKVMIARAFAQETDLILMDEPTTHLDLYHKAYIMKMMKEMVKNSNKTILFSSHEIDLAIQLCDHMIVMTDNQVYFDEPCKLIEAGVFEGLFPKDLISFDSNSGTFKLYQKN from the coding sequence ATGTCAAAAATCGATTCAAAACCTATTGAAAATAGCATTTTAAAAGTCGAAAATCTTTGGATTGGGTATGAAAGTTCTTCTACTTCCATTCAAACCATTGCCAAGGACATAAATTTTGAAATCAAAACACCCCAATTAGTTGGGATTGTTGGTGCCAATGGCATCGGAAAATCCACCTTATTACGTTCGCTTTCTGGGATGCAGCCAAAAATTGAAGGCGAAATTTATTTGCAAGGAAACAAGCTTCAATCTTTAGACTATCTTGAAAGGTCCAAGTTGATGAGTTTAGTACTTACCGAACAAACGATTTCCAAAAATCTTTCCGTGGTAGAACTTATTTCGCTTGGTCGGCAGCCTTACACTAATTGGTACGGCAAACTCGAACCAAAGGATATCGAAGTTATTAATACGGCAATCTCACTGACCGGCCTTGAAAAAATCAGGACTAAAAAATGTGCAGAGCTGAGCGATGGGCAGCTGCAAAAAGTGATGATTGCGAGAGCTTTTGCACAAGAAACGGATTTGATATTAATGGATGAACCAACTACCCATTTAGATCTTTACCACAAAGCTTATATCATGAAAATGATGAAAGAGATGGTGAAAAATTCAAATAAAACGATTCTATTTTCTTCGCACGAAATAGACTTAGCAATTCAGCTTTGTGACCATATGATTGTTATGACCGACAATCAAGTTTATTTTGATGAGCCTTGCAAACTCATTGAAGCCGGAGTTTTTGAAGGTCTTTTTCCTAAAGATCTTATTTCATTCGATTCTAACAGCGGCACCTTCAAATTATATCAGAAAAATTAA